In a genomic window of Pseudomonas mohnii:
- a CDS encoding MerR family transcriptional regulator, which produces MSSQTYSISDLARELDITTRAIRFYEEQGLLSPERRGQERVYSPRDKVSLKLILRGKRIGFSLAECRELIELYDPSSGNTKQLHSMLAKISERREQLEQQLLDIEQMKLELDTAEERCVQALEQTLKSQEVIQ; this is translated from the coding sequence ATGAGCAGCCAGACCTACAGCATTTCCGACCTCGCCCGCGAGCTCGACATCACCACCCGGGCGATTCGCTTCTATGAGGAGCAAGGCCTGCTCAGCCCCGAGCGGCGAGGTCAGGAACGCGTCTATTCGCCCCGCGACAAGGTCAGCCTGAAGCTGATCCTGCGAGGCAAGCGTATCGGCTTCTCCCTGGCCGAATGCCGCGAACTGATCGAGCTCTACGACCCTTCCAGCGGTAACACCAAGCAGTTGCACAGCATGCTGGCGAAAATCAGCGAGCGTCGGGAACAGCTGGAACAGCAACTGCTGGACATCGAGCAGATGAAACTCGAACTCGATACGGCGGAAGAACGCTGCGTCCAGGCGCTGGAGCAGACCCTCAAAAGCCAGGAAGTCATTCAATAA
- a CDS encoding substrate-binding domain-containing protein: MTLRGLFLLMLCTCLPLMTSANSLPVPDHGPVLSIQGSNTIGAALGPALVEGLLREQGLLKVHSEAPDKANELRIVGETPQGRRVEVELAAHGSSTGFSALKAGRADLAASSRPIKDSELVDLRSLGDLKSAAAEQVIAIDGLAIILHPQNPLNQLDTEQLARLFSGEVKTWEELGGRGGAIHLYARDDHSGTYDTFKELVLSRRGKTLSGAAKRFESSEQLSDAVSLDPQGIGFIGLPYVRSAKPVAIVDGQSQAMLPLNSLIATEDYPLSRRLFLYLPPNGKNPWADALVAFAQSSQGQAIVAANGFIAQTVQAMTVTPNALMPEAYQGLSRHAQRLTVNFRFEEGSASLDNKARQDLSRVLDYIKQRGKTDRQVTLVGFGDAKSDPARADLLSKLRAMAVRRELVKSGVVLRDVRGFGAEMPVAANSADEGRIKNRRVEVWVY, translated from the coding sequence ATGACGCTGCGCGGTTTATTCCTGTTGATGCTGTGCACCTGCTTGCCGCTGATGACCTCGGCCAACAGTTTGCCGGTGCCGGACCATGGCCCGGTGCTCAGCATCCAGGGCTCCAACACCATCGGAGCGGCACTCGGTCCGGCGCTGGTCGAAGGACTGTTGCGCGAACAGGGCTTGCTCAAGGTGCACAGCGAAGCGCCGGACAAGGCCAACGAACTGCGAATAGTCGGTGAAACCCCGCAAGGGCGCCGGGTCGAAGTCGAACTCGCGGCCCACGGCTCCAGCACCGGCTTCAGCGCACTGAAGGCCGGCAGGGCCGATCTGGCCGCTTCATCGCGCCCGATCAAGGACAGCGAGTTGGTTGACCTCCGATCCCTGGGTGATCTGAAAAGCGCGGCCGCCGAGCAGGTCATCGCCATCGACGGCCTGGCCATTATCCTTCACCCGCAAAACCCGCTGAACCAACTCGATACCGAGCAACTGGCACGCCTCTTCAGTGGCGAGGTCAAAACCTGGGAAGAACTCGGCGGCCGTGGCGGGGCCATTCATCTGTATGCGCGGGATGATCACTCCGGCACCTACGACACCTTCAAGGAACTGGTCCTCAGCCGTCGCGGGAAAACCCTGAGCGGTGCAGCGAAACGTTTCGAATCCAGCGAGCAATTGTCGGACGCGGTCAGCCTCGACCCACAAGGAATCGGCTTCATTGGCCTGCCGTACGTGCGCTCGGCCAAACCGGTGGCGATTGTCGACGGCCAATCCCAGGCCATGCTGCCGCTCAACAGCCTGATCGCCACGGAAGACTATCCCCTGTCCCGCCGCTTGTTCCTCTACCTGCCGCCCAACGGGAAAAATCCCTGGGCCGACGCGCTGGTAGCGTTCGCCCAAAGCAGCCAGGGCCAGGCGATTGTCGCGGCCAACGGGTTTATCGCCCAGACCGTGCAGGCCATGACCGTCACGCCCAACGCACTGATGCCCGAGGCCTACCAGGGACTCAGTCGCCACGCCCAGCGCCTGACCGTGAACTTTCGCTTCGAAGAAGGCAGCGCCAGCCTGGACAACAAGGCGCGACAGGACCTGTCACGGGTGCTCGACTATATAAAGCAGCGCGGCAAAACCGATCGGCAGGTCACACTGGTAGGGTTTGGCGATGCCAAGAGCGACCCGGCGCGCGCTGACCTGCTGTCAAAACTGCGGGCCATGGCGGTGCGGCGGGAACTGGTGAAAAGTGGCGTGGTGCTGCGCGACGTTCGCGGGTTTGGCGCCGAAATGCCTGTGGCGGCCAATAGCGCCGATGAGGGGCGGATCAAGAATCGGCGGGTTGAAGTTTGGGTGTATTGA
- a CDS encoding acyl-CoA dehydrogenase, translating into MDFAYSPKVQELRERVTAFMDTYVYPAETVFERQVAEGDRWQPTAIMEELKLKAKAEGLWNLFLPESELGAGLTNLEYAPLAEIMGRSLLGPEPFNCSAPDTGNMEVLVRYANEEQKQRWLEPLLRGEIRSAFAMTEPDVASSDATNMAARAVRDGDEWVINGKKWWTSGACDPRCKILIFMGLSNPDAPRHAQHSMILVPVDTPGVKIVRPLPVFGYDDAPHGHAEVLFENVRVPYENVLLGEGRGFEIAQGRLGPGRIHHCMRSIGMAERALELMCKRSVNRTAFGKPLARLGGNIDKIADSRMEIDMARLLTLKAAYMMDTVGNKVAKSEIAQIKVVAPNVALRVIDRAIQIHGGAGVSNDFPLAYMYAMQRTLRLADGPDEVHRAAIGKFEIGKYVPKDMMRSGQ; encoded by the coding sequence ATGGATTTCGCTTATTCGCCCAAGGTTCAGGAACTGCGTGAGCGCGTGACAGCGTTCATGGACACCTACGTCTATCCCGCTGAAACCGTGTTCGAGCGCCAGGTCGCCGAGGGTGACCGCTGGCAGCCGACCGCGATCATGGAAGAACTCAAACTCAAGGCCAAGGCGGAGGGCCTGTGGAATTTGTTTCTGCCTGAGTCAGAGCTCGGTGCCGGCTTGACCAACCTCGAATACGCGCCCCTGGCCGAAATCATGGGGCGCTCGCTGCTGGGGCCTGAACCGTTCAATTGCTCCGCGCCCGACACCGGCAACATGGAAGTGCTGGTGCGCTACGCCAACGAAGAACAGAAGCAACGCTGGCTCGAGCCGCTACTGCGCGGCGAAATCCGCTCGGCATTTGCCATGACCGAACCGGACGTCGCATCGTCCGACGCCACCAACATGGCCGCCCGTGCCGTGCGCGATGGCGACGAGTGGGTGATCAATGGCAAGAAATGGTGGACCTCCGGGGCCTGCGATCCACGCTGCAAAATCCTGATCTTCATGGGCCTGAGCAACCCTGATGCACCGCGCCATGCACAGCACTCGATGATTCTGGTTCCGGTGGATACCCCCGGCGTGAAGATCGTGCGTCCGCTGCCGGTGTTCGGTTACGACGATGCACCCCACGGTCACGCCGAAGTGCTGTTCGAAAACGTGCGCGTGCCGTACGAAAACGTCCTGCTGGGTGAAGGACGCGGCTTCGAAATCGCTCAGGGTCGCCTCGGCCCGGGCCGGATTCACCACTGCATGCGTTCGATCGGCATGGCCGAACGTGCCCTGGAATTGATGTGCAAACGTTCGGTGAACCGCACGGCGTTCGGCAAACCCCTGGCGCGACTGGGTGGCAACATCGACAAGATCGCCGACTCGCGGATGGAAATCGACATGGCACGCCTGCTGACGTTGAAAGCGGCGTACATGATGGACACTGTCGGTAACAAAGTGGCGAAGAGCGAAATCGCACAGATCAAGGTGGTGGCGCCGAACGTGGCGTTGCGGGTGATCGACCGGGCGATCCAGATTCACGGCGGGGCAGGGGTCTCCAACGATTTTCCGCTGGCCTACATGTATGCGATGCAGCGCACCCTTCGCCTGGCCGACGGTCCGGACGAAGTGCACCGTGCGGCGATCGGCAAGTTCGAAATCGGCAAGTACGTGCCAAAAGACATGATGCGTAGCGGGCAATAA
- a CDS encoding LysR family transcriptional regulator codes for MNLSKVDLNLFIVFDAIYTEANLTRAGQIVGITQPAVSNALARLRETFNDPLFVRTAQGMVPTPMAQNIIGPVRNALSLLRVSVQESRIFNPLQAVKTYRISMTDLTEAVILPPLFQRLRRLAPTVIIESFLSKRRETTKELAAGRLDFAVDAPLNTDPQVRHVKLMEDRYVCAMRKGHPLAGKEKFTLDDYLGLTHIHISSRRSGLGHVDLALGKMGIQRKIALRSQHYLMASQVLQQTDMVMTVPERFARRNDLHAFSLPVNDVPPVETHLYWHESTDQDPANRWMREQMIELCQQVTAHEKKLEKV; via the coding sequence ATGAATCTGAGCAAGGTCGACCTCAACCTTTTCATCGTCTTCGACGCGATCTACACCGAAGCCAACCTGACCCGCGCCGGGCAGATTGTCGGGATCACCCAACCGGCGGTATCCAACGCACTGGCCCGCCTGCGCGAAACCTTCAACGACCCTTTGTTCGTGCGCACCGCCCAGGGCATGGTGCCGACGCCGATGGCCCAGAACATCATCGGCCCGGTACGCAACGCCCTTTCCCTGCTGCGGGTATCGGTGCAGGAAAGCCGCATTTTCAACCCGTTGCAGGCGGTCAAGACCTACCGCATCAGCATGACCGACCTGACTGAGGCGGTGATCCTGCCGCCGTTGTTCCAGCGCCTGCGCCGTCTCGCCCCCACGGTGATCATCGAGAGTTTCCTGTCCAAGCGCCGCGAGACCACCAAGGAACTGGCCGCCGGTCGCCTCGATTTTGCGGTGGATGCGCCGCTCAACACCGACCCGCAAGTGCGCCACGTCAAGTTGATGGAAGACCGCTATGTATGCGCCATGCGCAAGGGGCATCCGTTGGCGGGCAAGGAAAAATTCACCCTCGATGATTATCTGGGCCTGACCCACATCCATATTTCCAGCCGTCGCAGCGGTCTGGGGCATGTCGACCTGGCCCTCGGCAAGATGGGCATCCAGCGCAAGATCGCCCTGCGCTCACAGCATTACCTGATGGCATCGCAAGTGTTACAGCAGACCGACATGGTTATGACCGTTCCGGAGCGCTTCGCCCGTCGTAACGATCTGCACGCCTTCAGCTTGCCGGTCAACGATGTGCCGCCGGTGGAAACCCACCTGTACTGGCACGAAAGCACCGACCAGGATCCGGCCAACCGCTGGATGCGCGAGCAGATGATCGAGTTGTGCCAGCAGGTGACGGCGCATGAGAAGAAGCTCGAAAAGGTGTAG
- a CDS encoding GNAT family N-acetyltransferase produces MPETSTAIADIHMLDRGYSREARSLLYQAYRHEPTFGYLFEAERPGYEQRVRATVRELVKQHFLQDLPAIGLLVNDRLIGIALIAPPQRRLGITESWAWRLRMVLSTGFRCTRRYLEYHDAVMACVPSDSVHLLPLLGIHPQFQGKHFGEQLLQAVHNWCAVDEHSQGVVLDTGNPRYLEFYKRQGYEEIGEVAVGPIREHVFFHANPQVVQTATA; encoded by the coding sequence ATGCCCGAAACGTCCACCGCCATCGCCGATATTCACATGCTCGACAGGGGCTATTCCCGCGAAGCACGTTCCCTGTTGTACCAGGCTTACCGGCACGAGCCGACGTTCGGCTACCTGTTCGAAGCCGAGCGTCCCGGTTATGAACAGCGGGTGCGCGCCACGGTACGTGAGCTGGTCAAGCAACACTTTCTCCAGGATTTGCCGGCCATCGGCCTGCTGGTCAACGATCGCTTGATCGGCATCGCCCTGATCGCGCCGCCGCAACGGCGCCTGGGCATCACTGAAAGTTGGGCCTGGCGCCTGCGGATGGTGCTGAGCACCGGGTTTCGCTGCACCCGTCGCTACCTTGAATATCACGATGCGGTGATGGCTTGTGTGCCGTCCGACTCGGTGCATTTGCTGCCATTGCTGGGGATTCATCCGCAATTCCAGGGCAAGCACTTCGGCGAACAACTGCTGCAAGCGGTGCACAACTGGTGCGCGGTGGATGAACATTCTCAGGGCGTGGTGCTCGACACCGGCAATCCGCGTTATCTGGAGTTCTATAAGCGTCAGGGTTATGAGGAAATTGGTGAGGTCGCTGTAGGACCGATCCGCGAACACGTGTTTTTTCACGCCAATCCTCAAGTCGTACAAACCGCAACGGCCTGA
- the xthA gene encoding exodeoxyribonuclease III, whose translation MKIVSFNINGLRARPHQLAALIDKHQPDVIGLQETKVHDDQFPLDEVRALGYHVYFHGQKGHYGVALLSRKEPLALHKGFATDDEDAQRRFIWGTFADANDVPVTIMNGYFPQGESRDHPTKFPAKERFYSDLQQLLESQFRNDQPLVVMGDVNISPEDCDIGIGPDNMKRWLKTGKCSFLPEEREWMARLKNWGLVDSFRHLNPQVTDMFSWFDYRSRGFEDEPKRGLRIDLIMASHGLLPRIKDAGVDYELRGMEKPSDHAPIWLELS comes from the coding sequence ATGAAGATCGTCTCTTTCAACATCAACGGGCTGCGTGCCCGTCCCCATCAGCTGGCGGCGCTGATCGACAAACACCAGCCCGACGTGATCGGGCTGCAGGAAACCAAGGTCCATGACGACCAGTTTCCGCTCGATGAAGTCAGAGCCCTGGGCTACCACGTGTATTTCCATGGACAAAAAGGTCACTACGGCGTCGCCCTGCTGTCGCGCAAAGAACCGCTCGCGCTGCACAAAGGCTTCGCCACCGATGATGAAGATGCCCAGCGGCGCTTTATCTGGGGCACGTTCGCCGACGCCAATGACGTGCCGGTGACCATCATGAACGGCTATTTCCCTCAAGGCGAAAGTCGCGACCACCCGACCAAATTCCCGGCCAAGGAACGCTTCTACAGCGATCTGCAGCAGTTGCTGGAAAGCCAGTTCCGTAACGACCAGCCGTTGGTGGTCATGGGCGATGTGAACATTTCCCCGGAAGACTGCGACATCGGGATCGGCCCGGACAACATGAAGCGTTGGCTGAAAACCGGTAAATGCAGCTTCCTGCCGGAAGAGCGCGAGTGGATGGCCCGCCTGAAAAACTGGGGCCTGGTGGACAGTTTCCGTCACCTGAACCCGCAGGTGACCGACATGTTCAGCTGGTTCGACTACCGCAGCCGCGGTTTTGAAGACGAGCCCAAGCGTGGACTGCGCATCGACCTGATCATGGCGTCCCATGGACTGTTGCCACGGATCAAGGATGCCGGCGTGGACTACGAACTGCGCGGCATGGAAAAACCCTCCGATCATGCGCCGATCTGGCTTGAATTGAGCTGA
- a CDS encoding hydroxymethylglutaryl-CoA lyase, with protein sequence MSLPTHVRLVEVGPRDGLQNEAQPISVADKVQLVDALTAAGLGYIEVGSFVSPKWVPQMAGSADVFAQIQRKPGVTYGALAPNLRGFEDAIASGVKEVAVFAAASEAFSQRNINCSISESLERFVPIMEAARQHGVTVRGYVSCVLGCPYEGNVAPEQVARVAQELYAMGCYEVSLGDTIGTGTAGATRKMFDVVSAVVPREKLAGHFHDTYGQAMANIYASLLEGISVFDSSIAGLGGCPYAKGASGNVATEDVVYLLNGLGIDTGIDLDALILAGQQICTVLGRPTGSRVAKARSAQ encoded by the coding sequence ATGTCCCTCCCTACCCATGTACGCCTTGTCGAAGTCGGCCCGCGCGACGGTCTGCAAAATGAAGCCCAACCCATCAGCGTTGCCGACAAGGTACAACTGGTCGACGCGCTGACGGCTGCCGGCCTGGGCTATATAGAAGTCGGCAGTTTCGTCTCGCCCAAATGGGTACCGCAGATGGCGGGCTCTGCGGATGTCTTCGCGCAGATCCAGCGTAAACCCGGGGTGACTTACGGCGCGCTCGCCCCCAACCTTCGAGGGTTTGAAGACGCCATCGCTTCCGGGGTCAAGGAAGTCGCGGTGTTTGCGGCGGCCTCCGAAGCGTTTTCCCAACGCAACATCAATTGCTCGATCAGCGAAAGCCTGGAACGTTTCGTGCCGATCATGGAGGCGGCCAGACAACACGGCGTGACCGTGCGTGGTTACGTGTCCTGTGTGCTGGGCTGCCCCTATGAAGGTAACGTCGCGCCGGAACAAGTCGCCCGGGTCGCGCAAGAGCTCTACGCCATGGGGTGCTACGAGGTATCCCTGGGCGACACCATCGGCACCGGCACCGCGGGCGCAACGCGCAAGATGTTCGACGTGGTTAGCGCCGTGGTGCCACGGGAAAAACTGGCCGGGCACTTCCACGACACCTACGGCCAGGCCATGGCCAACATTTACGCCAGCCTGCTGGAAGGAATCTCGGTATTCGACAGCTCCATCGCCGGCCTCGGCGGCTGCCCTTACGCCAAGGGCGCCAGCGGTAACGTCGCCACGGAAGATGTGGTGTACCTGCTCAATGGGCTGGGTATCGACACGGGAATCGACCTGGACGCCTTGATCCTCGCCGGCCAGCAAATCTGCACAGTGCTGGGGCGGCCCACCGGTTCGCGCGTGGCCAAGGCACGTAGCGCTCAGTGA
- a CDS encoding autotransporter assembly complex protein TamA, whose amino-acid sequence MKFPGRITSGVLMLISSCAALAQSELDVRIKPSNDELKANIEGYVGSLGDRDEEALQRFSRGAEEQARKAAQALGYYQPQIDSDVKGGKTPRLILNIDPGEPVHLRNVTIRIDGPAASLKSFRVPNDHSLKTGAVLNHGHYEDAKRLIQNQASRYGFFSGRFTRSTLSVDPRAGVADIELVYDSGPRYALGKVSFEGDTPFDEDLLQRMVPFKAGAPYDSELIAELNQALQSSGYFEGVRVDAAPTASRDNVIPVDVRLETRKPRTMGLGLGYSTDVGPRIKANWTRHWVNPQGHSYGWETEVSAPRQNVGVFYDIPLDPPLTDKLRFAGGYQNEEIADRDSLSKLLTIGPEWHSKLPSGWQRVVSLKWQREEYRLGDDSGLSNLLMPGVSYSYLKSDNRIDPHNGYRLQFESKVAKEGLGSDNNLVYGTALVKGLTTVFDKHRFLGRVQVGGSATNGYKSVPPSLRFFAGGDQSVRGYDYQSLSPENNEGDRIGGRYMVAASAEYQYSIAEKWRVATFIDQGNSFNTLELPNLKTGVGIGVRWVSPVGPIRLDLAHALDDDGGIRLHFSMGPEL is encoded by the coding sequence ATGAAGTTTCCAGGAAGAATTACCAGTGGCGTGCTGATGCTGATTTCCAGCTGCGCGGCACTGGCCCAAAGTGAATTGGATGTGCGGATCAAACCGTCCAACGATGAACTGAAAGCCAATATAGAGGGCTATGTCGGCAGTCTCGGCGATCGTGACGAGGAAGCCTTGCAGCGCTTCAGTCGGGGTGCCGAGGAACAGGCGCGCAAGGCCGCCCAGGCCTTGGGTTATTACCAGCCGCAGATCGACAGCGACGTGAAGGGCGGCAAGACACCACGCCTGATACTGAACATCGACCCCGGCGAACCGGTGCATCTGCGCAACGTCACCATCCGCATCGACGGCCCGGCCGCCTCGCTCAAATCCTTTCGTGTGCCCAATGACCATTCGCTGAAAACCGGTGCGGTGCTCAACCATGGCCATTATGAAGATGCCAAGCGGCTGATCCAGAACCAGGCCTCGCGCTATGGCTTTTTCAGCGGGCGTTTTACCCGTTCGACATTGTCGGTGGACCCGCGAGCCGGCGTGGCCGATATCGAGCTGGTCTATGACAGTGGTCCGCGTTACGCCCTGGGCAAGGTCAGTTTCGAAGGCGATACGCCCTTCGACGAAGACCTGCTGCAACGCATGGTGCCGTTCAAGGCAGGCGCGCCGTATGACTCCGAGCTGATTGCCGAACTCAACCAAGCCCTGCAATCGAGCGGTTATTTCGAGGGCGTGCGAGTGGACGCGGCGCCGACCGCGTCCAGGGACAACGTGATCCCGGTGGACGTCAGGCTCGAAACCCGCAAGCCGCGGACCATGGGCCTTGGCCTGGGGTACTCCACCGATGTCGGCCCGCGGATCAAAGCCAACTGGACGCGGCATTGGGTCAACCCGCAGGGGCACAGCTATGGCTGGGAAACCGAGGTCTCGGCGCCACGGCAAAACGTCGGGGTGTTCTATGACATTCCTCTGGACCCGCCACTGACGGACAAACTGCGTTTCGCCGGTGGTTATCAGAATGAAGAAATCGCGGACAGGGACAGCCTCAGCAAACTCCTGACCATCGGTCCCGAATGGCACAGCAAGTTGCCCAGTGGATGGCAACGGGTGGTGTCACTCAAGTGGCAACGCGAGGAGTACCGGCTCGGCGACGACTCGGGACTCAGTAACCTGCTGATGCCCGGCGTGAGCTATTCGTACCTCAAAAGCGATAACCGCATCGACCCGCACAATGGCTATCGCCTGCAATTCGAAAGCAAGGTGGCCAAGGAAGGTCTGGGGTCGGATAACAACCTGGTGTACGGCACGGCGCTGGTGAAGGGCTTGACCACGGTGTTCGACAAACACCGCTTCCTCGGTCGGGTGCAAGTCGGCGGCAGTGCCACCAACGGCTATAAGTCGGTTCCGCCATCGCTGCGCTTCTTCGCCGGTGGCGATCAGAGTGTGCGCGGCTACGACTATCAGAGCCTGTCCCCGGAAAACAATGAGGGTGACCGCATCGGGGGCCGCTACATGGTCGCCGCCAGCGCGGAGTATCAATATTCCATTGCCGAAAAATGGCGTGTCGCCACGTTCATCGACCAGGGCAATTCCTTCAATACACTTGAACTGCCGAATCTGAAGACCGGTGTCGGTATCGGTGTGCGCTGGGTATCACCAGTGGGGCCGATCCGCCTCGACCTGGCCCACGCGCTGGACGACGATGGCGGCATTCGACTGCACTTTTCCATGGGGCCCGAGTTGTGA